The following coding sequences lie in one Flavobacteriales bacterium genomic window:
- a CDS encoding MFS transporter has protein sequence MAKKDPYAALRFREFNIFLIVRFALVFAWSMQFIVIEWEVYSLTKDPLSLGLIGLMEVIPAVSFALLAGHIVDQKEKRGMLMWCILGFIMVCLGMFLITNATIQQLFEQNTIVWIIYFLVFFGGLVRSFISPTVFSLFAQVIPKNVYSNAATWSSSVWQIGSVLGPMIAGFSILWLGVNWSMFVVFVFALIALIGLTQIEKKPILNTKIGEPIGKSLKEGIKFVYNTKEILGAITLDMVAVLFGGAIALLPIYAQDILQVGSKGFGVLRAAPAVGSFLTIITVAYFPLTKQAGIKLLVSIFGFGLSIILFGVSTIFWISLIALFLSGVFDGVSVVIRQTILQLKTPDNMRGRVAAVNSMFVGSSNELGAFESGVAAKLLGTVRSVVFGGTMTILIVVSTGIFSPKLRKLDLTEEEEESIN, from the coding sequence ATGGCAAAAAAAGACCCATATGCAGCACTTCGGTTTAGAGAGTTTAATATTTTCTTGATTGTTCGGTTTGCGTTGGTTTTTGCTTGGAGCATGCAATTCATCGTTATAGAGTGGGAGGTGTATAGTTTAACCAAAGACCCTCTATCTTTAGGATTAATTGGTTTGATGGAAGTTATTCCAGCCGTTTCTTTTGCTTTGTTAGCTGGTCATATAGTCGACCAAAAAGAAAAACGTGGCATGTTGATGTGGTGTATTTTAGGTTTTATAATGGTTTGTTTAGGAATGTTTTTAATTACCAACGCTACTATCCAGCAACTTTTTGAGCAGAATACTATTGTTTGGATTATTTATTTTTTGGTATTTTTTGGTGGCTTGGTGCGTTCGTTCATTAGCCCAACGGTGTTTTCGTTGTTTGCTCAAGTCATTCCAAAAAATGTTTACTCCAATGCAGCAACATGGAGTAGCTCGGTTTGGCAAATTGGTTCTGTTTTAGGTCCCATGATAGCTGGTTTTTCCATACTTTGGTTAGGAGTTAATTGGTCGATGTTTGTTGTGTTTGTTTTTGCCCTTATTGCATTAATAGGCTTAACACAAATTGAAAAGAAGCCGATTTTAAACACCAAAATTGGAGAACCCATTGGTAAGAGTTTAAAAGAAGGAATTAAGTTTGTTTACAATACCAAAGAAATATTAGGAGCTATAACTCTAGATATGGTGGCTGTTTTGTTTGGTGGAGCAATTGCTTTACTGCCTATTTATGCACAAGATATTTTACAAGTGGGTTCTAAAGGTTTTGGTGTTTTACGAGCAGCACCAGCAGTAGGCTCATTTTTAACGATTATAACGGTAGCTTATTTCCCGCTTACAAAACAAGCTGGTATTAAATTGTTGGTTTCCATTTTTGGATTTGGGTTAAGCATTATTCTTTTTGGTGTTTCTACCATTTTTTGGATTTCGTTAATTGCATTGTTTTTAAGCGGTGTATTTGATGGTGTTTCGGTGGTTATTCGTCAAACCATACTACAATTAAAAACTCCCGATAATATGCGTGGTAGAGTAGCAGCAGTAAATTCTATGTTTGTAGGTTCGTCAAACGAGCTGGGTGCTTTTGAAAGTGGAGTAGCAGCAAAGTTGCTCGGAACGGTTCGCTCGGTGGTGTTTGGTGGCACCATGACTATTTTAATTGTTGTTTCAACGGGTATATTTTCTCCAAAATTGCGTAAGCTCGATTTAACAGAGGAAGAGGAAGAATCAATCAATTAA
- a CDS encoding peptidylprolyl isomerase: MYKFVLAFFILIISACNSVTDKSIEQAIPQIDTAKKVTTTQPAIEAAPELITDENVTEKLLAYGKENPETILEIYTTKGKITVRLFEDTPLHRANFVMMAKKGFFEGSVFTRVVKDFMAQGGGTYNDEQVEVKKQIGHYTVPNEISKNRFHKKGALGAARSYLSNPDKRSDPYAFYLVEGTTYTDAALDHYEYENKYTFTQTQRDYYKTNKGAAHIDGEHTIFGEIIEGFNVVPKLTHVRTDSRDWPHDDILIEKVVVIK, translated from the coding sequence ATGTATAAATTTGTTTTAGCCTTCTTTATTTTAATTATTTCAGCTTGTAATTCGGTAACAGATAAAAGCATAGAACAAGCTATTCCCCAAATAGATACCGCTAAAAAAGTAACCACTACACAACCAGCAATTGAAGCAGCACCAGAACTGATAACCGATGAAAACGTTACCGAAAAATTATTGGCTTACGGTAAAGAAAACCCTGAAACCATACTAGAAATATACACTACAAAAGGTAAAATTACTGTTCGCCTTTTTGAAGATACTCCCCTACACCGAGCAAATTTTGTAATGATGGCAAAAAAAGGTTTTTTTGAAGGCTCTGTTTTTACTCGTGTGGTTAAAGATTTTATGGCTCAAGGTGGCGGAACATACAACGACGAACAAGTTGAAGTAAAAAAACAAATTGGGCATTATACCGTTCCTAACGAAATTAGTAAAAATCGTTTCCATAAAAAAGGAGCTTTGGGTGCTGCACGCAGTTATTTAAGCAACCCCGATAAACGTTCCGACCCTTATGCGTTTTATTTGGTAGAAGGCACCACTTACACCGATGCTGCTTTAGACCATTACGAATACGAAAACAAGTATACATTTACCCAAACACAGCGCGATTATTACAAAACCAACAAAGGTGCTGCTCATATTGATGGTGAGCATACCATTTTTGGCGAAATTATTGAAGGGTTTAATGTAGTTCCAAAACTAACCCATGTTAGAACCGATAGTCGTGATTGGCCTCACGATGATATTTTAATTGAAAAAGTGGTTGTGATAAAATAG
- a CDS encoding cold shock domain-containing protein gives MAKSQQTWNKKEKEKKRQKKKEDKALKKEERKSNSSSLSNLDSMIAYVDEFGNITDTPPDPNKKKKVVDVDSIQLGAAKREDMDDDNPIKRGTVTFFDESKGYGFIKQKDSQDSYFTHINRHIDPIKEGNVVTFSLEAGQKGPVAVDVKLDK, from the coding sequence ATGGCAAAATCGCAACAAACCTGGAACAAAAAAGAAAAAGAGAAAAAAAGACAAAAAAAGAAAGAAGATAAAGCCTTGAAAAAAGAAGAAAGAAAATCTAATTCTTCTAGCTTATCAAATTTAGATAGTATGATTGCCTATGTTGATGAATTTGGCAATATTACCGACACTCCACCAGATCCAAACAAGAAAAAGAAAGTTGTTGATGTTGATTCCATTCAGTTGGGAGCAGCAAAACGTGAAGATATGGACGATGACAATCCGATTAAAAGAGGTACGGTTACGTTCTTCGACGAATCAAAAGGTTATGGTTTTATCAAACAGAAAGATAGTCAAGACAGTTACTTTACTCACATTAACCGACACATTGACCCTATTAAAGAAGGTAATGTGGTTACTTTTAGCTTAGAAGCAGGACAAAAAGGACCTGTTGCTGTTGATGTAAAACTGGATAAATAA